In Pseudobacteroides sp., the DNA window TACCCACGCGTTACTCACCCGTCCGCCGCTAAGATATATATTGCTATATATCTCCGCTCGACTTGCATGTGTTAGGCACGCCGCCAGCGTTCGTCCTGAGCCAGGATCAAACTCTCAAATTAATATTTGAAAATTTAATTAGCTCATTTAATGTTTCAATGTTTAAGATTAACTTATCGTATGTTTTCGCTTACATAATGGCTAAACCGCCATTATCCGCGAAAAACGCTTAGTAAATCTTAAATCATTTTCTACTTACTGACTTTTTTAAAGTTCGCAAGTTACTCAAATTTGATGAATCTTTAAAGCTTCATCTTAAAATTAACGAGTTTCTTTCGTCTTTTTACACTGTTTACTTTTCAAAGTCCAACGCTTCGTTAGAAGCAACTTTGATAGATTAACATGTTTTTTATACTATGTCAACACTTTTAAAAAATTATTTTTAAAAATTTTAAACTTTTATTATACGACTTTAATTTCGTACAGTTAATAACTGAGTCCATTAACATCCCCAAAAGCATACATTTTTTGAGACCTGGTCACAATCACTTAATAATCATTATATGGTGAACAATTATTAAGACTTTCCTTGTTATAAAACTCCTGTGGATAGTACCTTAGGGCTAAACAAGTTCATATATTTAGCACAAAATCATTGTTCCATAATCAATTGGCCTTAATAACTTTAACCATTTTTCCTGTATTTTTATTAAGGCTATTCCATTTATAAACGATTCTATACAATGCTTTAGGTGTATTGTTATAACTTATCTCATTATCTCATTTAACATATTGTACTCCTTTTCCGAGCAACTAACTAAAATATCCGACTGCTATATACCCGAGTTGCTGGACACACGTGAGTTAGGGTAAAATAAACCTATGGAGGGATAAGTGTGTCAAATCAAAGTAATCAACATAACAATGAATCTAAAGCAGATATTATTAGGCTGATCCGGGAAGAAAAACAGTCAATTACTAAGGTAGCTAATGATTTTGGAGTAAATGATCAAACAATACGCAACTGGTTAAAAGCTGAGGATGAAAAAAAGATTCCAGAAAACAATCGTATAGCTGAACTTGAAGCTCAGCTGAGAGAAGAGAAAAAGAAAACCACGGATTTACAGCAAACTGTAGATATATTAAAAAAATCAGTCGACATCTTCGTTCAAGACAACCGGAAATAGTTTA includes these proteins:
- a CDS encoding transposase; this translates as MSNQSNQHNNESKADIIRLIREEKQSITKVANDFGVNDQTIRNWLKAEDEKKIPENNRIAELEAQLREEKKKTTDLQQTVDILKKSVDIFVQDNRK